The proteins below are encoded in one region of Coriobacteriia bacterium:
- a CDS encoding DNA replication/repair protein RecF: MGLRVVSLRLAGFRSYTETVFELGSELTVLVGPNAAGKTNAVEAMQLVTAAASFRGPRWEELVRWGESRARVEMRAEGDRDLLETSLDVSSAGGHSFSVNGKTARRRADISGRLPSVVFTPEDLQLVKGPALRRRAAVDDLGEQLSATYGALRRDYVRVVRQRNRLLQDARSGDAELSPWDEQLATLGGRLLAARVRLLRRLADRAVPAYADLAGGERLEISYDDRTGSVEGPTEESATEALREGIGRRAAEERARRVTLVGPHRDDIRFEVEGRDSRAFASQGQQRTIALALKLAEVNVVEEVAGRSPVLLLDDVMSELDEERRRALTDLVQRDVQTIVTTTNLGYFDPALLGRATVIRLGGEDA, encoded by the coding sequence ATGGGCCTGCGTGTCGTCAGCCTGAGGCTCGCCGGATTCCGCAGCTATACGGAGACGGTGTTCGAGCTGGGGTCCGAGCTCACCGTCCTCGTCGGCCCCAACGCCGCCGGGAAGACGAACGCCGTCGAGGCGATGCAGCTCGTGACGGCCGCGGCCTCCTTCCGCGGCCCGCGCTGGGAGGAGCTCGTGCGCTGGGGGGAGAGCCGGGCCCGCGTCGAGATGCGGGCGGAGGGCGATCGCGACCTGCTCGAGACCTCGCTCGACGTGTCCTCCGCCGGCGGGCACTCCTTCTCCGTGAACGGGAAGACCGCAAGACGGAGGGCGGACATCTCGGGGCGGCTCCCATCTGTCGTCTTCACGCCGGAGGACCTCCAGCTCGTGAAGGGTCCCGCACTGCGGCGCCGCGCGGCCGTCGACGACCTTGGGGAACAGCTCTCGGCCACGTATGGAGCGCTGAGACGGGACTACGTCCGCGTGGTGCGTCAGCGGAACCGCCTGCTGCAGGACGCGCGCTCGGGCGACGCGGAGCTCTCCCCGTGGGACGAGCAGCTCGCGACCCTGGGCGGCAGGTTGCTCGCCGCCCGGGTCCGCCTTCTGCGCCGGCTCGCCGATCGTGCCGTTCCCGCCTACGCCGACCTTGCGGGCGGCGAGAGGCTCGAGATCTCGTACGATGACCGGACCGGGTCCGTCGAGGGCCCGACCGAGGAGAGTGCGACCGAGGCGTTGAGGGAGGGGATAGGAAGACGCGCAGCGGAAGAGCGCGCGCGGAGAGTGACCCTCGTGGGGCCGCACCGCGACGACATCCGGTTCGAGGTCGAGGGGCGGGACTCGCGCGCGTTCGCGAGCCAGGGTCAGCAGCGGACGATAGCCTTGGCGCTCAAGCTCGCCGAGGTGAACGTCGTCGAGGAGGTCGCGGGCCGCTCGCCGGTGCTCCTGCTCGACGACGTCATGTCGGAACTCGACGAGGAACGCCGGCGAGCGCTCACCGACCTCGTCCAGCGTGACGTGCAGACGATCGTGACGACGACGAACCTCGGGTACTTCGACCCGGCGCTGCTCGGCCGCGCGACGGTGATCCGGCTGGGGGGCGAAGACGCTTGA
- a CDS encoding type II toxin-antitoxin system death-on-curing family toxin, whose protein sequence is MRWVDRIVVEAVHLDLVRAHGGLPGLRDEHALESAIARPRQHFAYKPGCDEADLAAAYGFALARSHPFNDGNKRIAFVVMGVFLGLNGFEIEAPEAEVVTVMLDLAAGEISEEQLAGWLRTRLVR, encoded by the coding sequence GTGCGCTGGGTCGACCGGATCGTGGTCGAAGCGGTCCATCTCGACCTGGTCCGCGCGCACGGTGGGCTTCCGGGGCTCCGGGACGAGCACGCGCTGGAGTCCGCCATCGCCAGGCCGCGCCAGCACTTCGCCTACAAACCGGGATGCGATGAAGCCGATCTGGCCGCCGCGTACGGTTTCGCCCTGGCGCGGAGCCATCCGTTCAACGACGGGAACAAGAGGATCGCCTTCGTGGTCATGGGCGTCTTCCTGGGGCTCAACGGGTTCGAGATCGAGGCGCCCGAAGCCGAGGTCGTGACCGTCATGTTGGACCTGGCCGCGGGGGAGATATCGGAGGAGCAGCTCGCCGGATGGCTCCGCACCCGGCTGGTGCGCTGA
- the gyrB gene encoding DNA topoisomerase (ATP-hydrolyzing) subunit B, giving the protein MPQTSYSGKDIQVLEGLEAVRKRPSMYIGSTGPKGLHHLVYEVVDNSVDEALAGYCTSVEVVLGADGSCAVTDNGRGIPVDNVPKYRKTAVEVVMTVLHAGGKFGGEGYKISGGLHGVGVSVVNALSKRLEVEVKREGKVWRQDYDRGKPSAPLKASGSAKATGTKVIFWPDPDIFESTDFDYDTLASRMRETAFLNRNLKITLVDERELDPRREEFRYSGGILDFVRFLSEKKETLHSKVIYFESTSTEGTVEIALQWNTGYSEAVLAFANNINTHEGGTHLEGFKNALTRTINDYSRRQGVLKEKDDNLSGEDIREGLTAVISVKLRDPQFEGQTKTKLGNTEMRSFVQTVVTQGLAEYLEEHPKPARAIILKSAQAAKARAAARKARELTRRKGLLESSTLPGKLADCSIKDAALCEIYLVEGDSAGGSAKQARDRSFQAILPLRGKILNVEKAGLNRALASEEIQAMITALGTSVAEEFDLTQARYHKTIIMTDADVDGAHIRCLILTFFYRYMKEMIEAGYIYIAQPPLYKVSWGKNHEYAYSDRQMQQVLAGLPENTKSSIQRYKGLGEMNPEQLWETTMDPGRRTLLQVTLDDGLAAEMAFADLMGDQVEPRREFIQRHAKDVRFLDI; this is encoded by the coding sequence GTGCCGCAGACTTCGTACTCGGGCAAGGACATCCAGGTCCTCGAGGGACTCGAGGCCGTCCGCAAGCGCCCGAGCATGTATATCGGCTCGACAGGGCCGAAGGGTCTTCACCACCTCGTCTACGAGGTCGTGGACAACTCGGTCGACGAGGCCCTCGCCGGCTACTGCACGTCCGTGGAGGTCGTCCTCGGCGCCGACGGCTCCTGCGCCGTCACGGACAACGGGCGCGGCATCCCTGTCGACAACGTGCCGAAGTACCGCAAGACCGCCGTCGAGGTCGTCATGACCGTCCTGCACGCGGGGGGCAAGTTCGGCGGCGAGGGCTACAAGATCTCGGGAGGCCTGCACGGCGTCGGCGTCTCCGTCGTGAACGCTCTCTCCAAGCGCCTCGAGGTCGAGGTGAAGCGCGAGGGGAAGGTCTGGCGGCAGGACTACGACAGAGGCAAGCCCTCCGCGCCGCTCAAGGCGTCGGGAAGTGCGAAAGCGACGGGGACGAAGGTCATCTTCTGGCCCGACCCGGACATCTTCGAGTCGACGGACTTCGACTACGACACGCTTGCTTCGCGTATGCGCGAGACCGCCTTCTTGAACCGGAACCTCAAGATCACGCTCGTCGACGAGCGTGAGCTCGATCCCCGCCGCGAGGAGTTCCGTTACTCCGGCGGCATCCTCGACTTCGTCCGGTTCCTCTCCGAGAAGAAGGAGACCCTGCACAGCAAGGTCATCTACTTCGAGTCGACGAGCACGGAGGGGACCGTCGAGATCGCCCTCCAGTGGAACACGGGATACTCCGAAGCGGTGCTGGCCTTCGCGAACAACATCAACACGCACGAGGGCGGCACGCATCTCGAGGGCTTCAAGAACGCGCTCACGCGCACCATCAACGACTACTCCCGCCGCCAGGGGGTGCTAAAGGAGAAGGACGACAACCTCTCCGGCGAGGACATCCGCGAGGGCCTCACCGCGGTGATCTCCGTGAAGTTGCGCGACCCGCAGTTCGAGGGGCAGACGAAGACGAAGCTCGGGAACACCGAGATGCGCTCGTTCGTGCAGACGGTCGTCACCCAAGGACTTGCCGAGTACCTCGAGGAGCACCCGAAACCGGCCAGGGCCATCATCCTGAAGTCGGCGCAGGCGGCCAAGGCGCGCGCGGCCGCCCGGAAGGCGCGCGAGCTCACCCGGAGGAAGGGCCTCCTCGAGTCGTCCACGCTCCCCGGGAAGCTCGCCGACTGCTCGATCAAGGACGCGGCGCTGTGCGAGATCTACCTCGTAGAGGGCGACTCCGCCGGCGGCTCCGCCAAGCAGGCGCGCGACCGCTCCTTCCAGGCGATCCTGCCCCTGCGCGGCAAGATCCTCAACGTCGAGAAGGCCGGGCTCAACCGGGCGCTCGCGTCGGAGGAGATCCAGGCGATGATCACCGCGCTGGGCACGTCGGTCGCCGAGGAGTTCGACCTCACCCAGGCGCGCTATCACAAGACCATCATCATGACCGACGCCGACGTGGACGGGGCGCACATCCGCTGCCTCATCCTTACCTTCTTCTACCGCTACATGAAGGAGATGATCGAGGCCGGCTACATCTACATCGCCCAGCCCCCGCTGTACAAGGTCTCTTGGGGCAAGAACCACGAATACGCCTACAGCGACCGGCAGATGCAGCAGGTCCTCGCCGGGCTGCCAGAGAACACGAAGTCGTCGATCCAGCGCTACAAGGGCCTTGGCGAGATGAATCCCGAGCAGTTGTGGGAGACGACGATGGATCCCGGCAGACGCACGTTGCTGCAGGTAACCCTCGACGACGGCCTTGCTGCCGAGATGGCCTTCGCGGACCTCATGGGCGATCAGGTCGAACCGCGCCGCGAGTTCATCCAGCGGCACGCGAAAGACGTCCGGTTCCTCGACATCTAG
- a CDS encoding DUF721 domain-containing protein — MSKPIGAIAEGVLAKADREGRRDRARVVEAWLRVAGPEVARHSMGAVLREGEFLVYVDGHAWANELSAMAESFRVALEEEVGKGLVRSLRFTVSKRVAERDRIETEEKTRRETYRVDRVEPVPLTARELAAIEESARAIADPALREAAVRVAVMGLEREKGLAARRGRQTG, encoded by the coding sequence GTGTCGAAGCCCATCGGCGCGATCGCCGAAGGTGTTCTCGCGAAGGCGGACCGGGAGGGTCGCCGCGACCGCGCGCGCGTTGTGGAGGCCTGGCTGCGCGTCGCGGGGCCCGAGGTGGCGCGGCACTCGATGGGGGCCGTCCTGCGGGAAGGCGAGTTCCTCGTCTACGTCGACGGCCATGCCTGGGCGAACGAGCTGTCGGCGATGGCCGAGTCCTTCCGCGTCGCCCTGGAGGAAGAAGTCGGCAAGGGTCTGGTGAGGTCGCTGCGTTTCACTGTCTCCAAGCGCGTCGCCGAGCGAGACCGTATCGAGACCGAGGAGAAGACCCGCCGCGAGACGTATCGCGTCGATCGGGTCGAGCCGGTCCCGCTCACGGCCCGGGAACTCGCGGCCATCGAGGAGTCGGCGCGGGCCATCGCCGACCCGGCGCTGCGCGAGGCGGCCGTCAGGGTCGCCGTCATGGGACTCGAGAGGGAAAAGGGTCTAGCGGCACGCCGAGGGCGGCAGACGGGCTGA
- the gyrA gene encoding DNA gyrase subunit A gives MDEGMDDDLQERPGADLDGTTVLPIDIERELRDSFLEYSMSVIVARALPDVRDGLKPVHRRILYAMHESGLTPTKAYKKSAWTVGEVIGKYHPHGDQAVYDTMVRMAQDFSMREPLVDGHGNFGSVDGDSAAAMRYTESRLHRNAMELLRDLDKETVDFGPNYDESLKEPLVLPGRFPNLLVNGSAGIAVGMATNIPPHNLGETIDAVTMLIDNPDAEISDLMTVLPGPDFPTGATIMGREGIRDAYETGRGSLKLRGKAHVEQTSTGRQRIIVTEIPYQVNKSKLVQKIAELVREKKLTEISDLRDESDRKGMRIVIELKQNTIAQIVLNKLFKHTSLETGFGVIMLSLVDGVPHTLNLKQMLHYYIEHQKEVVTRRTRYDLRKAEERAHLLEGYIIALENIDEVIAIIKSSEDDAEARVRLIERFALTDAQTEAILEMRLRRLTGLERHKIEEELAELKTKIAWYLQVLGDIGLVLKIVKDELAEVRAKYADKRRTDIGSAGRDLDVEDLIAEEDMVVTVTQAGYVKRLPVATYRQQKRGGKGLSGVNLKENDFVEQLFIASTHDHVLFFSSKGRVYRMKVHELPVGSRHARGTAVVNLLPFEQHERIAAVITTREFGAEDYLLFATTHGMVKKTPMQAYSRVLSSGIIAINLRDNDELVAVRRIHPGDSIIMVSSAGKAITWDEAEARPMGRDTMGVKGMNIKPGERALGMEVAPEGSELFVVTERGYGKRTSVSEYPRHHRGGQGVKTIQVTAKKGELAGMKIVMPGHELMLISEEGVVIRVKAEDVSRLGRSTQGVKVMNVADSDRVSGIARVTGTKKRKPPVAEGQTTLLQGAPENVPPDDAREAEAEELVSEEFEEEE, from the coding sequence ATGGACGAAGGCATGGACGACGACCTTCAGGAGCGGCCGGGGGCCGACCTGGACGGCACGACCGTGCTCCCGATCGACATCGAACGCGAGCTGCGTGACTCGTTCCTCGAATACTCGATGAGCGTCATCGTCGCGCGCGCGCTGCCCGATGTGCGCGACGGTCTGAAGCCCGTCCACCGGCGCATCCTCTACGCCATGCACGAGTCGGGCCTCACGCCGACCAAGGCGTACAAGAAGTCGGCGTGGACGGTCGGCGAAGTCATCGGCAAGTACCATCCCCACGGCGACCAGGCCGTCTACGACACGATGGTGCGCATGGCGCAGGACTTCTCGATGCGCGAGCCGCTCGTCGACGGCCACGGCAACTTCGGTTCCGTCGACGGCGACTCGGCCGCGGCGATGCGCTACACGGAGTCCCGTCTCCACCGCAACGCGATGGAGCTTCTGCGCGACCTCGACAAGGAGACGGTCGACTTCGGACCGAACTACGACGAGTCGCTGAAAGAGCCCCTCGTGCTGCCGGGCCGGTTCCCGAACCTGCTCGTCAACGGCTCGGCCGGCATCGCGGTCGGCATGGCGACGAACATCCCGCCGCACAACCTCGGCGAGACGATCGACGCGGTGACGATGTTGATCGACAACCCGGACGCGGAGATCTCGGACCTCATGACGGTGTTGCCGGGACCCGACTTCCCGACCGGCGCCACCATCATGGGCCGTGAGGGCATCCGCGACGCGTACGAGACCGGCCGAGGCTCGCTCAAGCTCCGGGGCAAGGCCCACGTCGAGCAGACGTCGACCGGGCGCCAGCGGATCATCGTCACCGAGATCCCCTATCAGGTGAACAAGAGCAAGCTCGTCCAGAAGATCGCCGAGCTCGTGCGCGAGAAGAAGCTGACCGAGATCTCCGACCTGCGCGACGAGTCCGACCGCAAGGGCATGCGCATCGTCATCGAGCTCAAGCAGAACACCATCGCCCAGATCGTCCTCAACAAGCTGTTCAAGCACACGTCGCTCGAGACCGGGTTCGGCGTGATCATGCTCTCGCTCGTCGACGGCGTCCCTCACACACTCAACCTCAAGCAGATGCTCCATTACTACATCGAGCACCAGAAGGAAGTGGTGACCCGGCGCACCCGCTACGACCTGCGCAAGGCCGAGGAGCGCGCCCACCTCCTCGAGGGGTACATCATCGCCCTCGAGAACATCGACGAGGTCATCGCGATCATCAAGTCGAGCGAGGACGACGCGGAGGCGAGGGTGCGCCTCATCGAGCGCTTCGCGCTGACGGACGCGCAGACCGAGGCGATCCTCGAGATGCGCCTGCGCCGCCTCACCGGGCTGGAGCGGCACAAGATCGAGGAGGAACTCGCCGAGCTCAAGACGAAGATCGCCTGGTATCTGCAGGTGCTCGGCGATATCGGTCTCGTGCTGAAGATCGTGAAGGACGAACTGGCCGAGGTCCGCGCGAAGTACGCGGACAAGCGGCGTACCGATATCGGCTCCGCGGGCAGAGACCTCGACGTCGAGGACCTCATCGCCGAGGAGGACATGGTCGTCACCGTAACCCAGGCGGGATACGTGAAGCGCCTGCCGGTCGCGACCTACCGCCAGCAGAAGCGAGGCGGGAAGGGTCTCTCGGGGGTCAACCTCAAGGAGAACGACTTCGTCGAGCAGCTCTTCATCGCCTCCACCCACGACCACGTGCTCTTCTTCTCGAGCAAGGGCCGCGTCTACCGGATGAAGGTGCACGAGCTCCCGGTCGGTTCGCGCCACGCGCGCGGCACCGCGGTCGTGAACCTGCTCCCGTTCGAGCAGCACGAGCGCATCGCCGCCGTCATCACGACCCGCGAGTTCGGAGCCGAGGACTATCTGCTCTTCGCGACGACCCACGGCATGGTCAAGAAGACGCCGATGCAGGCGTACTCGCGCGTGCTGTCGAGCGGCATCATCGCGATCAACCTGCGCGACAACGACGAGCTGGTCGCCGTGCGCCGCATCCATCCGGGCGACAGCATCATCATGGTCTCGTCCGCGGGCAAGGCGATCACGTGGGACGAGGCTGAGGCCCGGCCGATGGGCCGCGACACCATGGGCGTGAAGGGCATGAACATCAAGCCCGGCGAGCGCGCGCTCGGCATGGAGGTCGCGCCCGAGGGCAGCGAGCTGTTCGTCGTGACCGAACGCGGCTACGGCAAGCGGACGTCGGTCTCGGAGTACCCGCGTCACCACCGCGGCGGGCAGGGCGTGAAGACGATACAGGTCACGGCGAAGAAGGGTGAGCTCGCCGGGATGAAGATCGTCATGCCCGGCCACGAGCTGATGCTCATCTCCGAGGAGGGTGTCGTCATCCGCGTGAAAGCGGAGGACGTCAGCCGGCTCGGCCGCTCGACGCAGGGCGTCAAGGTCATGAACGTGGCCGATTCCGATCGCGTCAGCGGCATCGCGCGGGTCACCGGCACGAAGAAGCGCAAGCCGCCGGTCGCGGAAGGGCAGACCACGCTGCTGCAGGGAGCGCCCGAGAACGTGCCGCCGGACGACGCCCGCGAGGCCGAGGCCGAGGAACTCGTCAGCGAGGAGTTCGAGGAAGAGGAGTAG
- a CDS encoding AbrB/MazE/SpoVT family DNA-binding domain-containing protein — translation MTRVSRLRQAEGSISATLPKDMADRLHLAAGDTVMAIETDRGILLTPYDPQAEEALAIAAKVAGKYRNALRELAK, via the coding sequence ATGACCCGTGTATCCAGACTGCGCCAGGCCGAAGGCTCGATAAGCGCCACATTGCCCAAGGACATGGCGGACAGGCTCCACCTTGCGGCCGGCGATACGGTGATGGCGATCGAGACCGACCGCGGCATCCTGCTCACGCCGTACGACCCACAGGCCGAGGAGGCTCTCGCGATCGCTGCGAAGGTCGCCGGGAAGTATCGGAACGCACTGCGCGAACTGGCGAAGTGA